A DNA window from Aythya fuligula isolate bAytFul2 chromosome 4, bAytFul2.pri, whole genome shotgun sequence contains the following coding sequences:
- the SH3TC1 gene encoding SH3 domain and tetratricopeptide repeat-containing protein 1 has product MMASLAAGGGMSVLSSDGTMEEGTPAPTSEGKQGSNLERNETEQGMCMPSWECEAASGAMSTARDGGKTDALQEQQMDYPQNGKCTNVSSRTLPSQAENFPTDISLKLTMVRRKSGCPDPRLQRHLREQLRLLENDSREVMAVFSELSARLLSIHSDQDLIVVTFKTFEEIWKFLTYHSLGFINHCMENLFLDHSFWLCSQEEEETGIEVCVNEKSLKMMYRSLLVQEGAFFVLHPDNLVTKITATDCETNTYFETAAFTEDVTDGSVDGDMTMLSNISLEPLIPFHQWFLKVYSDPVDVTYKTECKSIGQVATGSCIAVMNYESTVPEEISFQEGDEIEILGYLIECMEWFVGRHLLTGQIGFVKMNSVKLDLPGNTVQDLDFLKAEELSCFSKEKQLEEVVHLLKQTSITDVCSVYRIDQLEEQEFQKTHECEIPCSHSNTVCTSKNGKIEEFLKNFKNLEVTRAEGPATEGKDSVMSPNQEIFPPPAGPCFYIYQDDGQASDVFESLLLFLNREEYERDFKNLYDFSYPFINSMFYGFSEEDELVSFFSIARELAKKAGMSWALARLCFLLGRLSFKKVKFSQARVYFEEALGAVTGEFSDLYFVIALYTNLAVIYLTQKNKEKCAHIFDKATSLLMGIPNYICSADLESDILKYALKRTILSQNKHAEARACFLLAKHYTARKQHEEALPFLERLQLLLNDLGLQNNLSNNCYFKLAESYNEKCLPHIVLSCIKVSASQSSSTLMDSLKRIDLVIKNAPKLYGLRKLRQILPAQIAPYLIQALSSAFTNERQGLCSTIYLSLAKLYSHHKQYGKAIVYMMKALDSDTSVKPEETINYLVSLAWLYILYRQYDVAVTILNTVVDSSQSNPQQLGVAYNMLAIALKRTNNTKEAAESCYKALQLSEEANMTHNQAIALANFGALCLHAAANKLAEHYYIKAVKLFSKLSSMDCGQEFIQVLLQLGCYYVSGRQREKGRFYYEWAFLVAMETSHLESQLQAIKLLCQFYSTVVPNEAQCVIYNEYQLSLARKMSNKVLEGQILETISQLYLSLGTERAYRSALEYTKRSLGIFIDLQKKEKEAYAWLRAGKIYYVLRQNELVDLYIQVAQDAALHTGDPNLAMELFEAAGDIFFNGTWEKEKAVTFYKDRALPLAVEIGNKNTELRLYNKLVELLVNLKVYEESLEYAKASLMLSVNLGNQLNERIAYHRLAAIHHHLGHCELAEHFYLKALSLCSSPLEFEEETLYYVKVYLNLGDIIFYDLKDPFDAAGYYHLALAAAMDLGNKKAQLKIYTRLAIIYHNFLVDREMSLFFYQKARTFATELNVRRINLAPDQCYKSL; this is encoded by the exons acaaaatggaaaatgcacaAATGTCAGTTCAAGGACCCTTCCCAGTCAAGCTGAGAATTTTCCAACTG ATATCTCCTTGAAGTTAACAATGGTAAGGCGCAAGAGTGGATGTCCTGATCCCAGACTCCAAAGACACCTCAGAGAACAGCTCCGTCTTCTGGAAAATGACAGCAGGGAGGTCATGGCAGTTTTCAGT gagcTCTCTGCTAGATTGCTCTCAATTCACAGTGATCAAGATCTAATAGTGGTGACATTTAAAACTTTTGAAGAAATATGGAAGTTTCTAACTTATCACTCACTGG GTTTTATAAATCATTGCATGGAGAACTTATTCCTAGATCATTCCTTCTGGCTTTGTTCtcaagaggaggaagaaacaggCATTGAAGTGTGtgtaaatgaaaaatcattgaAGATGATGTACAGAAGTCTACTAGTACAAGAAG gggcattttttgttttacatccTGACAATCTGGTAACAAAGATAACGGCTACAGACTGCGAAACGAACACTTATTTTGAGACTGCAGCTTTTACTGAAGATGTAACAGATGGATCTGTGGATGGTGACATGACCATGCTGTCTAACATTTCTCTGGAGCCACTGATCCCTTTTCATCA ATGGTTTCTTAAGGTGTATTCTGATCCTGTTGATGTTACATACAAAACTGAATGTAAATCCATCGGGCAAGTTG CAACAGGATCCTGTATAGCTGTGATGAATTATGAAAGTACTGTGCCTGAAGAGATTAGTTTCCAGGAAGGAGACGAAATTGAGATCCTTGGTTACCTCATTGAATGCATGGAATGGTTTGTTGGAAGACATCTGCTTACTGGCCAAATAGGTTTTGTAAAGATGAATTCTGTTAAACTGGACTTACCTGGAAATAC AGTACAAGACCTGGATTTTCTTAAAGCAGAAGAGCtgtcttgtttttcaaaagaaaaacaattagaaGAAGTGGTACATTTATTGAAGCAAACCTCAATCACAGATGTTTGCTCTGTGTATAGAATAG acCAGTTAGAAGAACAGGAATTTCAGAAAACTCATGAATGTG AAATTCCATGTTCACACTCTAACACGGTATGCACTAGCAAGAATGGCAAGATAGAAGAATTCTTAAAGAACTTCAAGAATTTGGAGGTCACACGGGCAGAAGGGCCAGCTACTGAAGGAAAGGATTCTGTCATGTCTCCAAATCAGGAAATCTTTCCTCCACCTGCAGGACCTTGCTTCTACATCTATCAAGATGATGGTCAAGCATCTGATGTCTTTGAGTCATTGCTACTCTTCTTAAATAGGGAAGAGTATGAGAGAGATTTCAAAAACCTGTATGATTTCTCTTATCCGTTTATTAATAGCATGTTTTATGGCTTTTCAGAAGAAGATGAACTGGTTAGCTTTTTTAGCATAGCAAGGGAGTTAGCAAAGAAAGCAGGTATGTCCTGGGCACTAGCGAGGCTATGCTTTCTATTAGGCAGgctaagttttaaaaaagtgaagtttTCTCAAGCTCGGGTTTATTTTGAAGAAGCATTGGGGGCAGTAACTGGAGAGTTTAGTGATTTGTACTTCGTAATTGCTCTTTACACAAATCTAGCAGTCATCTACTTgacacagaagaacaaagaaaaatgtgctcATATTTTTGACAAGGCTACATCTCTTCTCATGGGAATTCCCAACTACATTTGCAGTGCTGACCTTGAGTCAGATATTCTGAAGTATGCTCTGAAGAGGACAATTTTGAGCCAGAACAAACATGCGGAAGCAAGGGCATGCTTTCTACTGGCAAAACACTACACTGCACGCAAACAGCATGAAGAGGCACTGCCCTTCTTAGAAAGGCTGCAATTGTTGCTTAATGATTTGGGTTTACAAAACAACTTATCCAACAACTGTTATTTCAAACTAGCAGAGTCCTACAATGAGAAGTGTTTGCCACACATTGTGTTAAGTTGCATAAAAGTCTCCGCTTCCCAGAGCTCAAGTACTTTAATGGATTCCTTGAAAAGGATTGATTTAGTCATCAAAAATGCTCCGAAGCTCTATGGCTTGAGGAAACTCAGACAAATACTTCCAGCTCAAATTGCACCTTACCTGATACAAgctctttcctctgcatttaCAAATGAGCGACAAGGACTGTGCAGCACCATCTATCTCAGCTTAGCAAAACTGTACAGCCACCACAAACAGTATGGAAAAGCCATTGTTTACATGATGAAAGCACTGGACTCTGATACATCTGTGAAGCCAGAGGAAACTATTAACTATTTGGTTTCGCTTGCTTGGTTATACATTCTTTACAGGCAATATGATGTGGCAGTAaccattttaaatactgttgtAGACTCCTCACAGAGCAATCCTCAACAACTAGGTGTTGCTTATAATATGCTTGCTATTGctttgaaaagaacaaacaacacaaaggaAGCTGCTGAAAGCTGTTATAAAGCTCTACAGCTTTCTGAAGAGGCAAATATGACCCATAACCAAGCTATAGCTCTGGCTAATTTTGGGGCGCTCTGCCTGCATGCAGCAGCCAATAAGCTGGCAGAACATTATTATATCAAGGCAGTGAAGCTGTTCTCCAAACTTTCAAGCATGGACTGTGGCCAAGAGTTTATCCAAGTCCTCCTTCAACTGGGATGTTACTACGTTAGtggaaggcagagagaaaagggaaggttTTATTATGAATGGGCATTTTTAGTTGCAATGGAGACAAGTCATCTGGAaa GTCAGCTTCAAGCAATTAAACTGCTGTGTCAGTTCTACAGTACGGTTGTTCCCAATGAGGCTCAGTGTGTCATCTACAATGAATATCAACTATCTTTAGCTAGAAAGATGTCCAATAAAGTTCTGGAGGGACAAATTTTGGAAACCATTAGTCAGCTCTATTTGTCATTAGGAACAGAAAG GGCTTACAGATCAGCTCTGGAATATACCAAAAGAAGCCTTGGAATATTTATAGATCTccagaaaaaagagaaggaagcatATGCTTGGCTACGGGCAGGAAAGATATATTATGTTCTGAGGCAGAATGAGCTTGTGGATCTTTATATTCAG GTTGCTCAGGATGCTGCTCTCCATACAGGAGATCCTAATTTAGCAATGGAATTGTTTGAAGCTGCTGGAGACATATTTTTCAATGGTAcatgggagaaggagaaagcagtAACTTTCTACAag GACAGGGCTCTTCCACTTGCTGTTGAGATTggcaacaaaaacacagaactcaGATTATATAATAAACTGGTGGAATTGCTGGTGAATCTGAAGGTTTACGAGGAAAGTCTGGAATATGCAAAAGCATCTCTTATGCTTAGCGTAAATTTAG GAAATCAGCTAAATGAACGAATAGCTTATCATCGTCTGGCTGCCATCCATCATCATTTGGGTCACTGTGAACTAGCTGAACACTTTTATTTAAAGGCCTTGTCCCTCTGTTCCTCTCCCCTGGAGTTTGAGGAGGAAACATTGTATTATGTCAAGGTGTACTTGAACTTAGGAGACATAATATTCTATGATCTTAAG gaTCCCTTTGATGCAGCAGGCTATTATCATTTGGCTCTCGCTGCTGCCATGGACTTGGGCAATAAAAAAGCTCAATTGAAGATTTACACAAGACTTGCAATAATCTACCATAACTTCCTTGTGGATCGGGAAATGTCTCTCTTCTTCTATCAAAAGGCAAGAACCTTTGCAACAGAGCTGAATGTTAGAAGAATAAATCTAGCTCCTGATCAGTGTTATAAGAGTTTATAA